The Mycteria americana isolate JAX WOST 10 ecotype Jacksonville Zoo and Gardens chromosome 2, USCA_MyAme_1.0, whole genome shotgun sequence genome contains the following window.
CCAAAAGCTATTTGTTACTGTGGGAATCATACATGCTTGTGTGCATCATCCTTACCGACACACAAGTTCCTCTTGATGTGAACACGCTTCCACCACAcgttgtacttttttttttttttatgtggcatCCAAAACACTTGCCTGAACTGTCAATCACTGAAACAAATCCCAGAATTGGTGGTGGTGATCATGAATAACACCAAATAATAAAGATGGTGAAATGCCGGAATTTCCACGATCCGGTCACGGTGTGCATGTACCACTATCAATTTGAAATGGGTTCCCTCATGGATTATCAAGCCCTGTTTTAGCTGGTTGCTTCTGGATTCAGCTAACTTGGGATTTAAGATAACCATTCTCTACAAGCAGTAGTAGTCAAAGACCTTTTAAGAGTGAAAGTTCAGTAAAAACACCcgcacataatttttttctgaccactgcattaaaacaaacaaaaaaaaattttaaaagctcccTCCCCCAATATCTTGCCATGATTATTGTAGGAGAGAAAGAAATTTGGAACTTGTTTTCCAGCTACGAAGATGATAAAGCAAGAAGCCAAAATGTTGGTCCTTCTTCAAGCACACCAAGGCTCTACTGCAAGCTatgtttatatttctattttttaagacTGACTAGTGAAAACTCCCAAAACTCTTCAGTGCAGCCACTGTATATCTGCAATTTTCTATAAccctttataattttatttctcagctgaacTCGGTAGGTAAGGCATGCAATTCAGACTGCTCAGGAAACCCTGGCTGGAGCTGGAACATGGATGATAGGTGCTGGAAGATCTGATGCCCAGAAAATACCCTTCCCATCATTCAGAAACACAGCAACTTTAGTCTTGGGGCTCACTACTGCAACCAACGTAACAAGCACTAAAGCAAAAGGTGCCTAATAAAAGTGGCTCGTGTGAACCGTATTTTAATACATGTAAACATATGTTTTCCAACTAAATGTTTTTCCCCCTGATATTATTAAAATGCGATGAAACTAGGAGTGGCAGGCtggaaacaaagagaaggaagcGGTTCTGGAAACAATGTGCAATTAAGCAGTGAAGCGCTCTGCTGAAGGCCTTGCTGTGGGTGCTGAGAGACTCCTCAGGTCCAAAAAACAACTGGGCGGATTTGCGGAATAGAAGCTCTCCCTGTCGCAGAGAGAAGTTTCTGCAGTGCTGCGCTCCCACACAACCTCCCCTACTCAGAGACTTTGGGACTCCTAATGTTCCCACCACCCCGAACTTCCTTCACAACAGTGGATTTCCTTTGAGAGATTTATGGGGCTGTAGGCAGCACCTCACGCCACGGGGACTACCCAGCGTGACACGTGGTCTGGGTGGACATCCCCCCAGGGCTGCATCTAGCCCATCTTCAGTACACTGTTGTTATAACAAACACACCCAGGGCTTGAAGGTTAGGGGCTACTGCTCTCCACAGCCACGTGATCCCACCATTTCTCAAGAGAAGCCACCTCTGTCCACCAGACCACTGGCTGCTGAGTTTATGCTGCTCTTATCTACTGCACTCCCAGAATTCAGTAACATGCATCCAAAGACAGACCACAGCTGCCCCATCACTCGGAGGAACAAGGACTTACTGCTCCCGTGACCAGGGGACATGGACACGGAGATCACATGAGGGGAAGGCGGGGAGAGATCTCCATCTGCAGCAGCGAACTGAGTCAACATCTCTCTTTCTGTGTCTGTTATGGTGCCAAAGATAATGAAAAAGAGAGCgcagagtaaaagaaaaagtaactggTTTGTGCGCGTGCAGAGATATAAAGGGAAAACTAAACTAGATGTATAAAAACATACACGCTAAACCAAACTAGTTAGGGCTACTAACTACATGCTCTAATGGGACTTTTCCATCTCTAGTGTCTAtgattctgttttttaaaaaaaggaaaattaagaacTGTATGttcatcttttctctttaagCTGTACTTTAGGAATGATTAGGAACGGAAACACAGGGATGAAAGCAAGCATTTCAGAGAACTTATTTTGCATCTCCTGTGTGTTTTGACCTTAACATCAATGGAGGTGTATTACTGGCTTCTGCTTGTTCCTGGCAACAAAAGAAAGGACAGGTAACAATGATGAAAGTGTTACTACAAGAATAATATATGGAATTGCAAAGAGATGCAGATCCGTAGGTCTTTTCTTTTAGGCAACTTGAATGCAGAGGAATAACAGCTGGACTTTGGGTTCTGGGCCAGTTGATACTTACTGGACTTCTTCCTAATCCAGAGCAGGGATGCTGTGAAATGGAAACTTAGTATCCCTCCAGGGCTAGGCCAGTTATTTCACTGAAAAGGCATGTAGCTTTAGGTGGGTTAATTTTCCTCTAGGTTTCCATACCTGGAAGAGGGTTGGATTTGCCAGGTGACTGGAAGacggagaaaggagggaggatgACCTCTTTCTGCCTaagtgctgtgctggggaggggcagcCGTGGGCTTGCAGTGATACGATACAATAGCAGCTGCATGGTGCCTCCCTATTTACATTACAGTTGTGTATGCTCAGCTAAAAATAATCTCCTACCTCTGTCCCTCAATTGGTGAGAACATTAGCTAATGTTTGCACAGAGTCTGAAAATACAAATTCATCAATATTATAATGACTTCCCAGAGATCCCTGGGAGGAGTACGTAAGTGAGCCAAAGCTAATGATAACAACGCTATTTTTGTACGACACTTACTCTTTACAACTTACACTCCCTTGATAAAGCCATCTGAAAAATACACATGCGGATATATCCCCACTGTACTCCGGAGTCAAGATATACCCAAGTGCAGCAGCACCACAGTGCCACTGCTCAAAGCAGCGCGACTAAATACTGCTCTTGCAACGAGAAGACTAAGCCCTCTTCACGCAGGCAATTTTCTAAGGAGTAATGACCACTGCATGCCTGCTAATAAGGCTAAATGCTTTCATATAGCCACGTTGGGCTGAGGGTGAGGTCGCCAGAGACTTCAAGCACATAGAAatgatctctctctctcgctcaaCCCAGGCAAGGGAAAACCGGCAGAGCCGTCCCCGCTATGCAGGGACACAGCTGATCTGGGAAGAGACCCAAGTCCTGGAATCTGCAGGAAACCTAAATTAAACCCCCGTTTCTAATCATATCTCTACGTGACTCGCCCTCCATTCTGGAAGCATCCCCGGTGGGAAATACAGCTGGGGAGTATTTCGGCTGTGATGATGTCACCCTGCTCCTGATAGGCTTCTCCGTAAGGTGACACTTTGCTGGGTGAGACCCGTGTGCCTGGCCCTGGATTTTTACAGCCTCAGACTCAActtgctttctgccagaggatGGCACTCCACCCCCTGCAAAGGCGCTCTTCCCGGCGCCCAGGACCACAGCACCTCGCCTGTGTTGACAGATCTGTGAACGATACGCGACACAAATGCTACCTGCTAATTTGTACCTCTTCTGCCGGTGCAGAGACCGGTGGCCTGGCTGCGGGAGAGAAATGAGAGCGAGATGAAAATTGCAGATGGGACATTGCTACTTTTGAAATCTCATTATTCAAGGCACCGGGGCAAATTACAGTAACTGGTCCTGATCCAAGGACGGTTCCTCTCATCACGAAGCCTGAGATGCACCAAAATACAGTTGAGCAGTAAGGAAAAACCATATCTTTATACTGAAAGCACCAGAGGCCCAACTTTGATCAGCTGTGCAGATGCACGCACATACATGAACAAAACCACACAGGGAATCTGCACATTTGACATGAGAACGGGGACGTGTCATATGTAGCGATTTACCGCATATGTGCAATTGGGGAAGGATGGGCTGCAGACTACTGTGACTGTAAGAAATTTTTCGTGTAATCTGCTCCTCAGTGCCATcgctgtttgtttttcttctccaaactGTCAGCCTGAGGTGCTTTACTACATGTGTCCACGTCcagctcctccctccctccctccctcccatcctgGTTCTCCAGCGCTGAGGGTGCAGCATCAGGGTTGCCAATGCTGCAGTTCGCAGCACTCAAACCACACCAAAAAGATTTGCAACAAGATTATTTAAAATGAGTACCTCTAGGAAGCAAACTGCTATCCAGTATATCTGAACTGCTCCAGCCTCAACACAGCAGAATCTAAATCGCTCAGAAAATGGACAGCATCAGGATTAACATTTTCTGATCAATATGTATGCATTCTCAACCTAAAAATACCTTTGGAAAGTTACAAGGTTTCTTCCTACATTGCGAACCAATAAGAAACAAAGGTCAGAAGCACAGCCTGCCCAGCCACCTAGAtggtttttctttccaaatttccCTTGAACACACAGTTTATGTGAGCCATGCAGTGTTTAAACCACCCGCAACCAAAGCCTCAGTAAAACTCTGTAGTGCATTTCAGTAACTTACGTATGTGATGGAGCCATCCCCAGGCAGCTCCAAGTTTTCAAGCTGTGGAAATTCACTGCCTTGTGCCCTACCTAGCTCTCAAGGGTAGGATTTGAGCTGAATCTAACCTGAGCTTTCTGGTGTGGAAGGTGAAAATCACctatcaaaatgcaaaatatatccTCTTGTACTGCTTACACCATTTCATATTTCAATCAAAACCCATGAAGATCATGTAATTCTTCCTGTGGGTTCTCCAGCTATAAGAAAGACGGGTTTTATATCCAAGAGAGTACATTTATCATCGGTGTGACCCTGATGGCTCCCCCGGCACAGTGACTGGGATGATTTTTGGACCAGAGCTGGTCTCACAGCTGGATGTGAACGATGAAGAACCAACCCTGCGTAGACCCAAAATGACTGAGATGCACTGAGGAAAGCTGCACCCGGGGGGCCACAGCGTGCACCCCAGTccaccccccgcaccccaccaTGCATTGCCATTACCTGTGCTCGATGCTCCCCAACCGCAAACTGTATCACGGCAATGCCTGGGCTATGGCTGTCTTCAATTCTCTCCACAGTGCTGGAGTCTATTTTCAGGTCGTTGCTAATTTCCGCGCTCTGTATGAAGTCTTCTGTTTTCAAGTCCTCTACTTTCTTCAGCTCCCCGTTGGCCAACTGAATGATCGACCCCTTCATGAAGTAGGGGGGCAGCGTgggaggcgcggcggcgggggaagcgATGGACTGCACCACGGGCAGGTGGATCTGCGCCTGCACCATGGTGGCCTGGTAGGCAGGCTGGGTGGTGAGGGGCTCCGCGCTGAAGTTCTCGCTTTTGGGGACGGCGGTGGTGACAAACGTGTGAGGCACTGCTGCAAACTGGGGAGACGACGTGACGATCGCAGGCGCGACTCCTGACGGCTCAACGTCTGCGCCGCCGACCGGTATCAGCAGGGACTGGGTGCCAGGGATCACCAGGTGCTGCGGCAAGCTGCCGGGGTACCCGATGGCTTGCTGCTGACCGCTCAGGTAGCCGATCACCGGTGGCTGGGTGCCAGCGTAGAAGGCTGTTGCCGGCAGCCCGACGGGGAGTTGCTCGGAGGCGCTGTGGGTGGTCTGAATGACGGTGTGAGGGGACAGCGTGGCCACTGCCTTCACACCCTCGTGGCCCAGAGCCTGCTGAGGAGACAAGGCATAGGACCGGTGGGCTGGCTTTCCTAAGTGCAAGCTTCCCTTGTCATTGAGGGCTGAGGGAGAAGTCTCGCGGTTGGTGGCCTGCTGCACCTCCATGTCCGCCGTGGGCGTGCTGCTGTTGGGGACCACCATAACGGAGGCTCGGACACCTGAGGACTCCCGCGCGCCATACTCGGCGGGGCTCGAGTGAACCACCACGTGCCTGGTCTCATAATGATGGGGAGCTGGTTTATTGCCTGCTTTGACTAGACCCATGTCAGCAGAGGGCGAAATGCCGTACCTCCGGCTCTTCTCTATCTCACCGTTCAGTACCTCCTTCGCCTGCATCGCCTGCAGCCGGCTGCTCTCGGGCTTCTTGGGGGGATCCCTGGTGACAAAGTGGCCTCCCGAGTCGGTGTACTGCACCACCACTTGGGAGGAAGGGCCGAGGGTGAGGGTGTGCGGGATCACTGTCtgatgggggtgcagggggaccgGGATGGTTGGAGGAGAGACGTTTCTGACAGTGCTCTGGGAAGAGCTGGAAATGTGGACGTACTGGTTCTGCTGGGTGGGTGGAGGAGACCCGGCGGCGATCAGTCCAGGCGTCCTGACCAGGTGCGGCTCAACTTTGTGCCCCTGCTGGCTTAAGCCACTCATGCTGGCCAGCAAAGTGGAATAAGCCTCCAGCTGGGAGCGCTGGGATGGAGTGGTTGCAACGGCCGTGGCCGCCGCCACAGCGCCAGTTGCAGAATTGGCCGTTGGGGAAATCAGCTGTGAGGGGATGAATCCGGTGTACGATCCGCTGTACTGGGGCCCGACGAACTGAAAGGTGTGCTGCAGGTGCGTGTACTGCACGGGGGAAACAGGGGTCCCTGACTGGGAGAGGGCGGGCGAGTACACCGTGGGAAGAGTGGTGGAGGCTGGGACGGACCTGGGCGCGCTTGGCGGGGAATAGTCCAGCCCGGCAGACAGCGACTTGTGCAAACCCTGCTGCAAGCCTGCCTCCACCGATGATGTCCCCCCGGGCCGGTGCCGGCCCCCCAGGCCGCCCTGGCCGCCAGGTGTGCTGGGGAGCCATGCTAGGTTATCTGCACGGTGGTTTTCGCTTGGCAGGACCGGCTTCACCTCCGAAGGCAGGCTGGTGGCAGGGATTTCTCGCTTCTTAGGTGGCAGGCATTCATTGCTCCGCTCTTGGTTGGATTTCATCTTTCGCCGTCCCCCCTCCACTGTGCTTGCTTCACTGTCTGGCTGGCTCTGATTTCAGTCTGATAAACGGAAAGTCACATTTGATTTCTGCAAGGGATCCAGTGACTTCATGAGGAATCATCTCCCCGTGAGCAGGATTCTCCGACGGCTCCTCTGGATTCTGCAACGAGAGGGTGGGCAAGGGAGGGGGGAGTCACACCGTCAGCTCTGGGAAAGGAGAACAAATGAGCAGACACCCCGAAACAGCAAGCGAGTAAAAGAAAAACccctggaaaaaacaaaaccggTCAAGCATTGCTGCTCGCATGTCAAGGAGCAGTTGCCAGCTGCACtgtaaacagcagcaaaaatccTGGGCATGTCTGCTAATGCATCACGAAAACGATTAAAACTTTAGGCAGATCGGAAAGATTTAGCAGTGGTCACTTATTTCCCAAGGCTCACTTTCGCCTTCCTCTGGGAAAACCCTCCATGTCTCTGAGGTGCCCGGTTCactcttccagcctctccttcccctgcaacAACGACATTGCCTTCACCCTGCCGTGTCCCAAAAAGCATGGGACCGTGGCAGGGAGCCCCGAGGAACATGCACgcacaaaatatttacattagcAACAAGCAGCTATTAGTGGTGTGGAGGGAAGGTGGTGGGTCACTCCTGAACCCCAGAGTCACCCGCAGGGTGACTTCACATCACactgggcagggctgtggaggCAGCAGTTGGCCCCATCCCCGCCCAACACCATGGCTCCTTACGGGCACACTTCATCTACCAGTCTGGCAACGAACCTCGGCCGCACGATCTGTTtacagcagcagcccagagccAGAGATGGCTCTGAGCCAGGTTTttaatgtgtggggtttttttccccccagtgctTTGAACTCCCTCTGCTACTGACACCTCATGCCCAGGCGCCCGGGCAGGGCTCTGCGCTGGGAGATGCCCCCCACCACACGCAGGTCAGCCAGAGCCAGGCACTGGCACCATCTCCATCTCCGCTGGGATCTGATCCCTCTGTTTCTTAGCGACTGCCAGACCAGGGAGGCTGCGGGTACCGCATTCGCGGCCACGGCCACACGTCCAAACCCTGAGCAAACTCAGCTGTGGGGATGCCTCGCTAGAACCGCTTGGAAAAGCGTGTTTGGGTTTCCCGATCCAAACCAGGAGTGCCCACCACTGTAAAAGCTCATGATTTTATATTGAGCTAATTTTGTTATTGGACCAGAACAGttgctttctctgctctgcatCACTTAATTCAGTGACTTCAGCCACCCAAAGGCAACAAAGTCTTCCTAACTCTTTCATTATCTGCTAAGGAAAATACCATAACTAAAACACATCATGctttgaaaaaaggcaaaaggagctGACAGTCTCCCCTGCCTCCCTGAAACCTGCCTTGCCTTGTCCCATAATAAACTTTATGGAGAGTGAAACTGTTCCCCAGCCCTCGTCCAGCCACCGCTTGTCATCTGCATTTCTGGCTGTTTTGAAAGATATGCAAGAATGGGTGCTGAGAAACAGTGCACCTCGCACAACCAGCATCCTAACAAGACAAGTGTGcattatatgaaagaaaaatggagagagaaagaattaaGAGTGGATGCTAAAGAAGATGGAAACAGGATATAGCCCACTTGAAAGTGAATGCTAAGCAGCAGTAACGATACTTATGGCAAGTAATATTCCTTTGGGggatttctttccctgctgcctcGAGTCTAATGAACAATAAGCCTCATGTTTATATGCGTATGCAGTACTTTGAAGACATACTAGACTAAGATTAAACCTATCTTCAAGAGCACTCTTTATGTTTATGGTCCTCCAAGCTGCTGTAAGCCTGCAGGAAAAGTCCAAACTTTCTAATGGTTTGATACAATCAGTCTTAAGTTAATTATTCCGTTGTTTAAATATTGATAAACAGTAATGAAACACCAATCGCCACAGAGCCGGCGGGGGCGGGGTAAAGCACTGTTTCAGGGCAGATTCCCTGGCTTTGAGGCGAGAGGGAGGACGAAAGGACTCAGGGCAGCTTCAAAAGAGCAAGGGCCAACAACGCCTTGAGCACGGCTCGGCACCACTACCCCGACCTGCCGCGACCCGCCGGCACCGCCAGCTCAGCACTGCGACCGCGGCCGGACGAGGGCAGCCAGGAGACAGGGTCCCCGCTATATCAGCACAggtctt
Protein-coding sequences here:
- the ATXN1 gene encoding ataxin-1, which translates into the protein MKSNQERSNECLPPKKREIPATSLPSEVKPVLPSENHRADNLAWLPSTPGGQGGLGGRHRPGGTSSVEAGLQQGLHKSLSAGLDYSPPSAPRSVPASTTLPTVYSPALSQSGTPVSPVQYTHLQHTFQFVGPQYSGSYTGFIPSQLISPTANSATGAVAAATAVATTPSQRSQLEAYSTLLASMSGLSQQGHKVEPHLVRTPGLIAAGSPPPTQQNQYVHISSSSQSTVRNVSPPTIPVPLHPHQTVIPHTLTLGPSSQVVVQYTDSGGHFVTRDPPKKPESSRLQAMQAKEVLNGEIEKSRRYGISPSADMGLVKAGNKPAPHHYETRHVVVHSSPAEYGARESSGVRASVMVVPNSSTPTADMEVQQATNRETSPSALNDKGSLHLGKPAHRSYALSPQQALGHEGVKAVATLSPHTVIQTTHSASEQLPVGLPATAFYAGTQPPVIGYLSGQQQAIGYPGSLPQHLVIPGTQSLLIPVGGADVEPSGVAPAIVTSSPQFAAVPHTFVTTAVPKSENFSAEPLTTQPAYQATMVQAQIHLPVVQSIASPAAAPPTLPPYFMKGSIIQLANGELKKVEDLKTEDFIQSAEISNDLKIDSSTVERIEDSHSPGIAVIQFAVGEHRAQVSVEVLVEYPFFVFGQGWSSCCPERTSQLFDLPCSKLSVGDVCISLTLKNLKNGSIKKGQPMDSASILLKHSKNDSLAGSRHRYAEQENGINQGSAQMLAENGELKFPDKIGLPAAPLLAKTEPSKPPATRKRRWSAPETRKLEKSEEEPPLTLPKPSFIPQEVKICIEGRSNVGK